In Aegilops tauschii subsp. strangulata cultivar AL8/78 chromosome 3, Aet v6.0, whole genome shotgun sequence, one genomic interval encodes:
- the LOC109777810 gene encoding serine/threonine-protein kinase 54: protein MDTENSWVRRTKFSHTVYTRVASHGVHVAPLGRDVEQRLQRFVSMGKSVTMPIDRGNDERVAALKHTASLPSLRSSLQPNEKKASKQKMSLEIPLSPPAKSEKSKAPRARSLVKSPSSMMLLSYLNNAHTSQGSNLRQKANGSHHKLRSKSPLPSVVPSDTFREARASSQRFTSPPPKRVGSDKSVYGKSLGREGCDMGPSPDWCSTPVVSDKHNSQKDSSWTRRYFDNGGRRRVSAVETVRSRTVSMAQAVQSTVDWELDPTKLLVGHRFASGAHSRLYRGLYDDKPVALKFIRRPKNDAGGIIAAKLDKQYNTEVNALSHLHHKHVIKLVAAHRVGPVYYIITELLPGGSLRSYLHNPEHCPLPLERTISIALEIARGLEYIHSQGVVHRDIKPENILFDEKFEVKIADFGIACEETLCDLLVDDEGTYRWMAPEMLKRKPYNRKVDVYSFGLLLWEMVTGRIPFENLSPVQVAYAVANNNKKAMEPEDYCPAAVRPLIEQCCALQPEKRPDFWQIVKTLEKIQSVMSQGGCLDALRSSDHKKGLKHWIQKLKPSHGA, encoded by the exons ATGGACACGGAGAACTCCTGGGTTAGGAGGACTAAGTTTTCGCACACCGTCTACACAAGGGTTGCTTCCCATGGGGTGCATGTGGCTCCTCTTGGCAGAGATGTGGAGCAGAGACTTCAGAGATTTGTGAGTATGGGTAAGTCTGTGACGATGCCCATTGATCGAGGCAATGATGAAAGAGTGGCTGCGCTGAAGCATACTGCTAGTCTGCCATCACTCCGATCCTCACTCCAGCCTAATGAGAAAAAGGCCAGCAAGCAGAAGATGAGTTTGGAGATTCCTTTGAGCCCTCCGGCAAAGTCTGAGAAATCCAAGGCCCCAAGGGCGAGGAGCCTGGTCAAGAGCCCAAGCTCGATGATGCTCCTTAGCTACTTAAATAATGCACACACAAGTCAGGGCTCCAACCTTCGTCAAAAGGCTAATGGATCTCATCACAAGCTGAGATCCAAGTCCCCTCTTCCCAGCGTAGTGCCTTCAGATACATTCAGGGAAGCGAGGGCCAGCAGTCAGAGGTTCACAAGCCCTCCCCCGAAGCGTGTGGGATCTGATAAAAGTGTCTATGGCAAATCGCTGGGCAGGGAAGGGTGTGATATGGGTCCAAGCCCTGATTGGTGTTCGACTCCGGTGGTCTCTGATAAGCACAATTCTCAGAAGGATAGCTCATGGACCAGAAGATACTTTGACAATGGGGGAAGGAGGAGGGTTAGTGCAGTAGAGACTGTGAGGAGCCGTACAGTTAGCATGGCTCAAGCGGTGCAATCGACAGTTGATTGGGAACTTGATCCAACCAAGCTGCTTGTTGGCCATAGGTTTGCTTCTGGGGCACATAGTAGGCTATACAGAGGACTTTACGATGATAAGCCGGTTGCCCTTAAATTTATCCGCCGGCCTAAGAATGACGCTGGTGGGATAATAGCTGCAAAGCTTGACAAACAATATAACACTGAGGTCAATGCATTGTCTCATCTGCATCATAAGCATGTGATCAAG CTTGTAGCAGCTCATAGAGTTGGACCGGTTTATTACATTATTACGGAGCTTCTTCCTGGAGGTTCCTTGAGGTCATACCTGCACAACCCAGAGCACTGCCCCCTCCCTCTGGAGAGGACCATATCCATCGCTCTGGAGATTGCCCGAGGGTTGGAGTACATCCACTCTCAGGGAGTTGTCCACCGCGACATTAAGCCGGAGAACATCCTTTTTGATGAGAAGTTCGAGGTGAAGATTGCTGATTTCGGCATTGCCTGTGAGGAGACGTTATGTGATCTGCTAGTGGACGATGAGGGCACGTACCGCTGGATGGCCCCTGAGATGCTAAAGCGCAAGCCGTACAACCGGAAGGTGGATGTATATAGCTTTGGACTGCTGCTGTGGGAGATGGTGACCGGAAGAATTCCTTTCGAGAACCTCTCCCCGGTCCAGGTGGCTTATGCCGTCGCGAATAAC AACAAGAAAGCGATGGAACCTGAAGATTATTGCCCGGCAGCAGTGAGACCCCTGATTGAGCAGTGCTGCGCATTGCAGCCCGAGAAGAGGCCAGATTTCTGGCAGATCGTGAAAACCCTGGAGAAGATCCAGTCTGTTATGTCGCAGGGCGGCTGCCTGGACGCGCTGAGGAGCAGTGACCACAAGAAGGGGCTTAAGCACTGGATTCAGAAACTGAAACCATCACACGGCGCCTGA